A single window of Candidatus Binatia bacterium DNA harbors:
- the radA gene encoding DNA repair protein RadA: MARARTVFVCQQCGAQFAKWLGRCTECGTWESVVEEAAPSRASSGGGFGGSRTSVVVAGQRAARPVPLSSVTPQSHARLPTGLDELDRVLGGGIVPGSVTLLGGDPGIGKSTIGLQVLGELARRGLTALYVSGEESPEQVKLRADRLECNESVLILPETCVEDVLAHIEAVKPGVVLIDSIQTMHSRELTSAAGSVGQVRECAAALVAQAKASGRPTIIVGHVTKEGTIAGPRVLEHVVDTVLYFEGDQGGGLRLLRAVKNRFGPTNEVGVFEMGERGLVDVANPSAVLLAERPRGAPGSAVLPTIEGTRPLLVEVQALSARSALAMPRRTTLGLDANRVAVLTAIVDKRAGLKLYEHDLFVSVAGGIRVQEPAADLAIIAAIGSSANDAPLPEGLVLFGEVGLAGEVRAVRHAETRLREAAKLGFTRAIVPGATASTVRVPAGLRVEGVASVQELWQALFVGRRRRAAAASGRSAPDDAFRSAPDDADDVYGD; this comes from the coding sequence GTGGCTCGCGCGCGCACCGTCTTCGTCTGCCAGCAGTGTGGCGCGCAGTTCGCGAAGTGGCTCGGGCGCTGCACCGAGTGCGGCACCTGGGAGAGCGTCGTCGAGGAGGCGGCGCCGTCGCGCGCGTCGAGCGGCGGCGGCTTCGGCGGCTCGCGCACCTCGGTCGTGGTCGCGGGGCAGCGCGCCGCACGTCCGGTGCCGCTTTCGAGCGTCACGCCGCAGAGCCACGCGCGGCTGCCGACCGGTCTCGACGAGCTCGACCGCGTGCTCGGCGGCGGCATCGTGCCGGGCTCGGTGACGCTGCTCGGCGGCGACCCGGGCATCGGCAAGTCGACGATCGGCCTCCAGGTGCTCGGCGAGCTCGCGCGTCGCGGGCTCACCGCGCTCTACGTCAGCGGCGAGGAGTCGCCCGAGCAGGTGAAGCTGCGCGCCGACCGCCTCGAGTGCAACGAGTCGGTGCTGATCCTGCCCGAGACCTGCGTCGAGGACGTGCTCGCGCACATCGAGGCGGTGAAGCCCGGCGTCGTGCTGATCGACTCGATCCAGACGATGCACTCGCGCGAGCTGACCTCGGCGGCGGGCAGCGTCGGGCAGGTGCGCGAGTGCGCGGCAGCGCTGGTCGCGCAGGCCAAGGCGAGCGGGCGGCCGACGATCATCGTCGGCCACGTCACCAAGGAGGGGACCATCGCCGGGCCGCGCGTGCTCGAGCACGTCGTCGACACGGTGCTCTATTTCGAGGGCGACCAGGGCGGCGGGCTCCGGCTGCTGCGCGCGGTGAAGAACCGCTTCGGGCCGACCAACGAGGTCGGCGTCTTCGAGATGGGCGAGCGCGGGCTCGTCGACGTCGCGAACCCCTCGGCGGTGCTGCTCGCCGAGCGCCCGCGCGGCGCGCCGGGCTCGGCGGTGCTGCCGACCATCGAGGGCACGCGTCCGCTGCTGGTCGAGGTGCAGGCGCTGTCGGCGCGCTCGGCGCTCGCCATGCCGCGCCGGACGACGCTCGGCCTGGACGCGAACCGCGTCGCGGTGCTGACCGCGATCGTCGACAAGCGCGCCGGCCTCAAGCTCTACGAGCACGACCTGTTCGTCAGCGTCGCGGGCGGCATCCGCGTGCAGGAGCCGGCCGCCGACCTCGCGATCATCGCCGCGATCGGCTCGAGCGCGAACGACGCGCCGCTGCCCGAAGGGCTCGTGCTGTTCGGCGAGGTCGGGCTCGCGGGCGAGGTGCGCGCCGTGCGCCACGCCGAGACGCGGCTGCGCGAGGCGGCGAAGCTCGGCTTCACGCGCGCGATCGTTCCGGGCGCGACCGCGAGCACCGTGCGCGTCCCGGCGGGGCTCCGCGTCGAGGGAGTCGCCTCGGTGCAGGAGCTGTGGCAGGCGCTGTTCGTCGGCAGGCGCCGGCGCGCGGCGGCGGCGTCCGGACGCTCGGCGCCCGACGACGCGTTTCGCTCCGCGCCCGACGACGCGGACGACGTCTACGGCGACTGA
- the bioF gene encoding 8-amino-7-oxononanoate synthase, with protein sequence MLPAAELAHELDELASRHLRRFRRTIGSVQGPEVELDGRRVLCLCSNNYLGLAGDARLIEASIAALRESGAGSGASPLISGHMAPHAALEREIADWLGCEAALLFGSGYHANIGVLAALLRAGDEVLSDELNHASLIDGCRLSRAEIRIFRHRDVDDLARQLARPSRARRRLIVSDSVFSMDGDLAAVREMAELAERHGAWLMLDEAHAVGVFGDDGAGLAAALGAGARVTVRMGTLGKALGGYGAFVAGSRELIDVLVNRARAYVYSTALPPAVVGAARAAVAIARSEPERRAALWRNARRLHERLAGAGIAMQPLESPIVPLMVGDAAHALRVAERALENGVLAPAIRPPTVPPGTARLRLTPLATHTEEQIDRAADVLIRAVEESRTA encoded by the coding sequence ATGCTGCCCGCCGCGGAGCTCGCGCACGAGCTCGACGAGCTCGCGTCGCGCCACCTGCGTCGCTTCCGGCGGACGATCGGCAGCGTGCAGGGCCCGGAGGTCGAGCTCGACGGCCGGCGCGTGCTCTGCCTGTGCTCGAACAACTACCTCGGCCTCGCCGGCGACGCGCGGCTGATCGAGGCGTCGATCGCGGCCCTGCGCGAGTCCGGCGCGGGGAGCGGCGCGTCGCCGCTGATCAGCGGCCACATGGCGCCGCACGCGGCGCTCGAGCGCGAGATCGCCGACTGGCTCGGCTGCGAGGCGGCGCTGCTCTTCGGCTCGGGCTATCACGCCAACATCGGCGTGCTCGCGGCGCTGCTGCGCGCCGGCGACGAGGTGCTGAGCGACGAGCTCAACCACGCGAGCCTGATCGACGGCTGTCGGCTGTCGCGCGCCGAGATCCGCATCTTCCGCCACCGCGACGTCGACGACCTCGCGCGCCAGCTCGCGCGACCGTCGCGCGCGCGCCGCCGGCTGATCGTCAGCGACTCGGTGTTCAGCATGGACGGCGACCTTGCAGCCGTGCGCGAGATGGCGGAGCTCGCCGAGCGTCACGGCGCGTGGCTGATGCTCGACGAGGCGCACGCGGTCGGCGTCTTCGGCGACGACGGCGCGGGGCTCGCGGCCGCGCTCGGCGCGGGAGCGCGCGTCACCGTCCGCATGGGAACGCTCGGCAAGGCGCTCGGCGGCTACGGCGCGTTCGTCGCCGGCTCGCGCGAGCTGATCGACGTGCTGGTGAACCGCGCGCGCGCGTACGTCTACAGCACGGCGCTGCCGCCGGCGGTGGTCGGCGCCGCGCGCGCGGCGGTCGCGATCGCGCGCTCCGAGCCCGAGCGGCGCGCGGCGCTGTGGCGCAACGCGCGAAGGTTGCACGAGCGTCTCGCGGGCGCCGGGATCGCGATGCAGCCGCTCGAGAGCCCGATCGTGCCGCTGATGGTCGGCGACGCCGCGCACGCGCTGCGGGTCGCCGAGCGCGCCCTGGAGAACGGCGTCCTCGCGCCCGCGATCCGTCCGCCGACGGTCCCGCCCGGCACCGCGCGCCTGCGCTTGACGCCGCTCGCGACGCACACCGAGGAGCAGATCGACCGCGCGGCCGACGTGCTGATCCGCGCGGTCGAGGAGAGCCGCACCGCATGA
- the bioA gene encoding adenosylmethionine--8-amino-7-oxononanoate transaminase, translated as MTKAVPGNGAPTAATVADLDRRHLWHPFTQMRDWLSSEPLVIVAGDGNYLIDEQGRRYLDGVSSLWCNVHGHRHPTIDAAVRAQLDRIAHSTMLGLTHPGAAELAARLVRVVPPGLTRVFYSDAGATAVEIALKIAFQAWQLRGERRRTKFASLVEAYHGDTLGAVSVGYSETFHRFYRPLLFDVVRLRPPHVFRWRDGMSEDEACEAALTEARWQLRAHADELAAVIVEPLVQGAAGMWTHPPRYLAELATLAREAGTLLICDEVATGFGRTGTMFACEQAGVTPDLMCVGKGITGGYLPLAATFATEELFDAFLGPYEDFVTFFHGHTYTGNPLACAAGLASLDVFEAERTLEHVDEIARALGDALEQQIAPLAHVGEVRRRGLMVGIELVQDRHTRASYPPAARIGQRVCEVVRRHGVILRPLGNVIVLMPPLSLRVDELDLLVGATARAIREVTEA; from the coding sequence ATGACGAAAGCAGTCCCGGGTAACGGCGCCCCGACCGCCGCGACCGTCGCCGATCTCGACCGGCGCCACCTCTGGCATCCCTTCACCCAGATGCGCGACTGGCTCTCCTCGGAGCCGCTGGTCATCGTCGCCGGCGATGGAAACTATTTGATTGACGAGCAGGGGCGGCGCTACCTCGACGGCGTGTCGTCGCTGTGGTGCAACGTGCACGGCCACCGCCATCCGACGATCGACGCCGCGGTCCGCGCGCAGCTCGACCGCATCGCGCACTCGACGATGCTCGGCTTGACGCACCCCGGCGCGGCCGAGCTCGCCGCGCGCCTCGTGCGCGTCGTCCCGCCCGGTTTGACGCGTGTCTTCTACTCCGACGCCGGCGCGACCGCGGTCGAGATCGCGCTCAAGATCGCCTTCCAGGCGTGGCAGCTCCGCGGCGAGCGGCGGCGCACGAAGTTCGCGTCGCTGGTCGAGGCGTACCACGGCGACACGCTCGGCGCGGTGTCGGTCGGCTACAGCGAGACCTTCCACCGCTTCTACCGGCCGCTGCTGTTCGACGTCGTGCGGCTGCGGCCGCCGCACGTCTTCCGCTGGCGCGACGGCATGAGCGAGGACGAGGCGTGCGAGGCGGCGCTCACCGAGGCGCGCTGGCAGCTGCGCGCGCACGCGGACGAGCTCGCGGCGGTGATCGTCGAGCCGCTCGTGCAGGGCGCGGCCGGCATGTGGACGCACCCGCCGCGCTACCTCGCCGAGCTCGCGACGCTCGCGCGCGAGGCCGGCACGCTGCTGATCTGCGACGAGGTCGCGACCGGCTTCGGCCGCACCGGCACCATGTTCGCGTGCGAGCAGGCCGGCGTGACGCCCGACCTGATGTGCGTCGGCAAGGGCATCACGGGCGGCTACCTGCCGCTCGCGGCGACGTTCGCGACCGAGGAGCTGTTCGACGCCTTCCTCGGGCCGTACGAGGACTTCGTCACCTTCTTCCACGGCCACACCTACACCGGAAACCCGCTCGCCTGCGCCGCGGGGCTCGCGTCGCTCGACGTGTTCGAGGCCGAGCGGACGCTCGAGCACGTGGACGAGATCGCGCGCGCGCTCGGCGACGCGCTCGAGCAGCAGATCGCGCCGCTCGCGCACGTCGGCGAGGTGCGCCGGCGCGGGCTGATGGTGGGCATCGAGCTGGTGCAGGATCGCCACACGCGCGCGTCGTATCCGCCGGCGGCGCGCATCGGACAGCGCGTGTGCGAGGTGGTGCGCCGCCACGGCGTCATCCTGCGTCCGCTCGGCAACGTCATCGTGCTGATGCCGCCGCTCTCGCTGCGCGTCGACGAGCTCGATCTCCTGGTCGGCGCGACGGCGCGCGCGATCCGCGAGGTCACCGAGGCGTGA
- the bioD gene encoding dethiobiotin synthase, whose protein sequence is MIFLVTGTDTGVGKTYVACGLARAAVAAGLRVAVRKPAETGCASDASGRLVPQDALALRDAAAGANGGAHASVEPLDEVCALALAEPLAPAVAAQRAGQTLDVGALVAAYRRRAAEVDLLLVEGAGGLLVPLAGRTTYLDLASELGASLVVVVGARLGAINHALLTFAAAAARGVSVAGYVVNHVLPQEDLATQTLAATLREQSALPLLAEIRHGEDPSAASAAVLRALRER, encoded by the coding sequence GTGATCTTCCTCGTCACCGGCACCGACACCGGCGTCGGCAAGACGTACGTCGCGTGCGGGCTCGCGCGTGCGGCGGTGGCGGCGGGGCTGCGCGTCGCGGTGCGCAAGCCGGCGGAGACCGGGTGCGCGTCGGATGCGAGCGGACGGCTCGTGCCACAGGACGCGCTCGCGCTGCGCGACGCGGCAGCGGGCGCAAATGGCGGCGCGCATGCCAGCGTCGAGCCGCTCGATGAGGTCTGCGCGCTCGCGCTCGCCGAGCCGCTCGCGCCCGCGGTCGCGGCGCAGCGCGCGGGCCAGACGCTCGACGTCGGCGCGCTCGTGGCGGCGTACCGCCGACGCGCCGCCGAGGTCGACCTGCTGCTGGTCGAGGGCGCGGGCGGGCTGCTGGTGCCGCTCGCCGGGCGGACGACGTACCTCGATCTGGCAAGTGAGCTCGGCGCGTCGCTCGTGGTGGTCGTCGGCGCGCGCCTCGGCGCGATCAACCACGCGCTGCTGACCTTTGCTGCCGCGGCGGCGCGCGGCGTGTCGGTCGCGGGCTACGTCGTGAACCACGTCCTGCCGCAGGAAGACCTCGCGACGCAGACGCTCGCCGCGACGCTGCGCGAGCAGAGCGCGCTGCCGCTGCTCGCCGAGATCCGTCACGGCGAGGATCCGAGCGCGGCGAGCGCGGCCGTGCTGCGGGCGCTGCGCGAGCGCTGA
- a CDS encoding DUF488 family protein: MRCKHVREPAAAEDGARFLVDRLWPRGVRKEDLHVRAWLRDLAPSDELRRWFGHDPARWAEFQKRYFAELARNPEVVEPLLEAARAGVVTLVFGASEREHNNAVALASYLRRRLRTKAKAPAKKRAAAARARRAAR; the protein is encoded by the coding sequence ATCCGCTGCAAGCACGTGCGCGAGCCGGCCGCGGCCGAGGACGGCGCGCGCTTCCTGGTCGACCGGCTGTGGCCACGCGGCGTCCGCAAGGAGGATCTGCACGTCCGCGCCTGGCTGCGCGACCTCGCGCCGAGCGACGAGCTGCGCCGCTGGTTCGGGCACGATCCGGCGCGCTGGGCGGAGTTCCAGAAGCGCTACTTCGCGGAGCTCGCGCGCAATCCGGAGGTCGTCGAGCCGCTGCTCGAGGCGGCGCGCGCGGGCGTCGTCACGCTGGTCTTCGGCGCGAGCGAGCGCGAGCACAACAACGCGGTCGCGCTCGCGAGCTACCTGCGGCGACGCCTGCGGACGAAGGCGAAGGCGCCCGCGAAGAAGCGCGCCGCTGCTGCGCGCGCGCGTCGCGCTGCGCGCTAA
- a CDS encoding glutathione S-transferase family protein, whose amino-acid sequence MSKPELSLVGGYGSPYSRKMRAVLRYRRIPFRWIPHTSREARDVPPVPVALIPVLVFPGENGAPPSAMIDSTFQIRRLEETFRERSVLPPDPALAFIDALIEDYADEWLTKAMFHYRWAYEEDARKASHVLPLELNFELTPEEHASIARSFGERQIGRLAVVGSNEMTRATIESSYVRLLELLSACLTERPFLFGTRPATADFALFGQLTQLAHFDPTPSAIAAERAPRVVAWVSRVDDLSWLEVADDGWASLEPVPASLRALLCEVGRTYAPFLLANADALARGADEVVCEIDGARWTQRPFPYQGKCLRWLRERYASLADADRERVDAALAGTGCEVLFRG is encoded by the coding sequence ATGTCGAAGCCCGAGCTCTCGCTGGTCGGCGGCTACGGCTCGCCCTACAGCCGCAAGATGCGCGCGGTGCTGCGCTACCGGCGGATCCCGTTCCGCTGGATCCCGCACACGTCGCGCGAGGCGCGCGACGTGCCGCCGGTGCCGGTGGCGCTGATCCCCGTGCTGGTCTTCCCGGGCGAGAACGGCGCGCCGCCGAGCGCGATGATCGACTCGACGTTCCAGATCCGGCGGCTCGAGGAGACGTTCCGCGAGCGCTCGGTGCTGCCGCCCGACCCGGCGCTCGCCTTCATCGACGCGCTCATCGAGGACTACGCCGACGAGTGGCTGACGAAGGCGATGTTCCACTACCGCTGGGCGTACGAGGAGGACGCCCGCAAGGCGTCGCACGTGCTGCCGCTCGAGCTGAACTTCGAGCTCACGCCGGAAGAGCACGCGAGCATCGCACGCTCTTTCGGCGAGCGTCAGATCGGGCGCCTCGCCGTGGTCGGCTCGAACGAGATGACGCGCGCGACGATCGAGTCGAGCTACGTGCGCCTCCTCGAGCTCCTCTCCGCATGCTTGACGGAGCGTCCGTTCCTGTTCGGCACGCGTCCGGCGACGGCCGACTTCGCGCTCTTCGGACAGCTCACGCAGCTCGCGCACTTCGATCCGACGCCGAGCGCGATCGCGGCCGAGCGCGCGCCGCGCGTGGTCGCGTGGGTGAGCCGCGTCGACGATCTCTCCTGGCTCGAGGTCGCGGACGACGGCTGGGCGTCGCTCGAGCCCGTGCCGGCGTCGCTGCGCGCGCTGCTGTGCGAGGTCGGACGCACGTACGCGCCGTTCCTGCTCGCCAACGCCGACGCGCTCGCGCGCGGCGCCGACGAGGTGGTGTGCGAGATCGACGGCGCGCGCTGGACGCAGCGGCCGTTCCCCTACCAGGGGAAGTGCCTGCGCTGGCTGCGCGAGCGCTACGCGTCGCTCGCGGACGCGGACCGCGAGCGGGTCGACGCGGCCCTTGCCGGCACCGGCTGCGAGGTGTTGTTTCGCGGTTGA
- a CDS encoding O-acetyl-ADP-ribose deacetylase, translating to MERFTLNDGCTLVIREGDLTREDVDAIVNAANQRMLGGGGVDGAIHRAAGKELLEACRAIPEVAPDVRCPTGEARITPGFKLPARHVIHTVGPVYSSPERSAPLLRSAYRSSLALANEHGLRTIAFPAISCGVYGYPAEEAAEIALTTCAEHAEKLEEIRFVLFGDAMYRTWCEVARRVLKK from the coding sequence ATGGAGCGCTTCACCCTCAACGACGGCTGCACGCTGGTGATCCGCGAGGGCGACCTCACCCGCGAGGACGTCGACGCGATCGTCAACGCGGCGAACCAGCGCATGCTCGGCGGCGGCGGCGTCGACGGCGCGATCCACCGCGCGGCCGGAAAGGAGCTGCTCGAGGCGTGCCGCGCGATCCCCGAGGTGGCGCCCGACGTCCGCTGCCCGACCGGCGAGGCGCGCATCACGCCGGGCTTCAAGCTGCCCGCGCGGCACGTGATCCACACCGTCGGGCCGGTGTACTCGAGCCCGGAGCGCTCGGCGCCGCTCCTGCGCTCGGCCTACCGCTCGTCGCTCGCGCTCGCCAACGAGCACGGGCTGCGCACGATCGCCTTCCCGGCGATCTCGTGCGGGGTGTACGGCTACCCGGCCGAGGAGGCGGCGGAGATCGCGCTCACGACCTGCGCCGAGCACGCGGAAAAGCTCGAGGAGATCCGCTTCGTGCTGTTCGGCGACGCGATGTACCGGACGTGGTGCGAGGTCGCGCGCCGCGTCCTGAAAAAGTAG
- a CDS encoding glycoside hydrolase family 1 protein encodes MDLRFPDGFLFGAATAAHQVEGGCTNNHWWEWEQQPGSVRDGSTSELACDHYRRFREDFALARELGMNAQRISIEWSRIEPEEGRFDAREIDHYREVCDTIRELGMEPTVTLHHFTNPIWAQRQGGWENPKMVDWLARFAAHATRELGDRVRIWFTINEPMVAPALCYVMGIHPPCVRDLARALPVAKHVLLAHGAMYRAIKEATRHATEVGPVLQMPLIEPLDPTSEEDRAAAAQQDFLFNQYYLEGLLHGVVAPPIGDGAEAPGLRGSYDVVGLNYYARMLVRAGGLEEAQHTAGGVQGRDDVAETALHATRRPDEPSEFEDQMGWEVYPRGLHAQLVRLAPLGRPLYVTENGMATRDERARCRHLLVHLAQCHRAIQDGVDLRGFFYWTLMDNFEWAEGYTKTFGLLEVDREHGLARRPREAAYLYRDIARAGAIPGDVLARFDVRLE; translated from the coding sequence ATGGACCTGCGATTCCCCGACGGCTTCCTGTTCGGCGCCGCGACCGCCGCGCACCAGGTCGAGGGCGGTTGCACGAACAACCACTGGTGGGAGTGGGAGCAGCAGCCGGGCAGCGTCCGCGACGGCTCGACCAGTGAGCTCGCCTGCGACCACTACCGGCGCTTCCGCGAGGACTTCGCGCTCGCGCGCGAGCTCGGCATGAACGCGCAGCGCATCTCGATCGAGTGGTCACGCATCGAGCCCGAGGAGGGACGCTTCGACGCGCGCGAGATCGACCACTACCGCGAGGTCTGCGACACGATCCGCGAGCTCGGCATGGAGCCGACGGTGACGCTGCACCACTTCACGAACCCGATCTGGGCGCAGCGTCAGGGCGGTTGGGAGAACCCGAAGATGGTCGACTGGCTCGCGCGCTTCGCGGCGCACGCGACGCGCGAGCTCGGTGATCGGGTGCGGATCTGGTTCACGATCAACGAGCCGATGGTCGCGCCGGCGCTCTGCTACGTCATGGGCATCCACCCGCCGTGCGTGCGCGACCTCGCACGCGCGCTGCCGGTCGCGAAGCACGTCCTGCTCGCGCACGGCGCGATGTACCGCGCGATCAAGGAAGCGACCCGCCACGCGACCGAGGTCGGGCCGGTGCTGCAGATGCCGCTCATCGAGCCGCTCGACCCGACGAGCGAGGAGGACCGCGCCGCCGCGGCGCAGCAGGACTTCCTGTTCAACCAGTACTACCTCGAGGGCCTGCTGCACGGCGTGGTCGCACCGCCGATCGGCGACGGCGCCGAGGCTCCGGGCCTCAGGGGCTCGTACGACGTCGTCGGCCTCAACTACTACGCGCGCATGCTGGTGCGCGCGGGCGGGCTCGAGGAGGCGCAGCACACGGCCGGCGGCGTACAGGGTCGCGACGACGTCGCCGAGACGGCGCTGCACGCCACGCGCCGTCCCGACGAGCCCTCGGAGTTCGAGGACCAGATGGGCTGGGAGGTCTACCCGCGCGGCCTGCACGCGCAGCTCGTGCGCCTCGCCCCGCTCGGGCGTCCGCTCTACGTCACCGAGAACGGCATGGCGACGCGCGACGAGCGCGCGCGCTGCCGGCATCTCCTCGTGCATCTCGCGCAGTGCCACCGCGCGATCCAGGACGGCGTCGACCTGCGCGGATTTTTCTACTGGACGCTGATGGACAACTTCGAGTGGGCCGAGGGCTACACCAAGACCTTCGGCCTCCTCGAGGTCGACCGGGAGCACGGGCTCGCGCGTCGTCCGCGCGAGGCGGCCTACCTCTACCGCGACATCGCGCGCGCCGGCGCGATCCCCGGCGACGTGCTGGCCCGCTTCGACGTGCGGCTCGAGTGA
- a CDS encoding MgtC/SapB family protein, which yields MEPVLSYLRTGSQLDVVTHLTVALVAGGLIGLERSFHGRPAGFRTHTLVCMSSSLLMLVTRYQSEWFAPAVLETVRVDPTRMAQGVMTGIGFLGAGVIMREGLSVRGLTTAASIWITAAIGILAGVGFYWPVVLATALTLGTLTIFRRIEAAMPLQHYAIHVVRFPRDAVMPEPELRQLIRSHGFSLANLSYRLTREGQFFEYRMIIRTMSARNTMRLAETLNAMPTVKEFRIDPFAA from the coding sequence ATGGAGCCCGTTCTCTCCTACTTGCGCACTGGCAGCCAGCTCGACGTCGTCACGCACTTGACGGTCGCGCTCGTCGCCGGCGGACTGATCGGCCTCGAGCGCAGCTTCCACGGCCGGCCCGCGGGCTTCCGCACGCACACGCTGGTGTGCATGTCGTCGTCGCTGCTGATGCTCGTGACGCGCTACCAGAGCGAGTGGTTCGCGCCGGCCGTGCTCGAGACCGTGCGCGTCGACCCGACCCGCATGGCGCAGGGCGTGATGACCGGCATCGGCTTCCTCGGCGCAGGCGTCATCATGCGCGAGGGGCTCAGCGTGCGCGGCCTCACCACGGCGGCGTCGATCTGGATCACCGCCGCGATCGGCATCCTCGCCGGCGTCGGCTTCTACTGGCCGGTCGTGCTGGCGACCGCGCTCACGCTCGGCACGCTCACCATCTTCCGGCGGATCGAGGCGGCGATGCCGCTCCAGCACTACGCGATCCACGTCGTGCGCTTCCCGCGCGACGCCGTGATGCCGGAGCCCGAGCTGCGCCAGCTGATCCGCAGCCACGGCTTCAGCCTCGCGAACCTGAGCTACCGCCTGACGCGCGAGGGACAGTTCTTCGAGTACCGGATGATCATCCGGACGATGAGTGCGCGGAACACGATGCGCCTCGCCGAGACGCTGAACGCGATGCCGACGGTGAAGGAGTTCCGCATCGATCCGTTCGCCGCGTGA
- the cysK gene encoding cysteine synthase A yields the protein MAQILEDNSRTIGRTPLVRLKRLGNGLDVRLLGKIEGRNPAFSVKDRIGASMIDDAERRGVLRPGMRVVEPTSGNTGIALAFVCASRGYPLTLTMPDTMSLERRKVLAAFGAELVLTPGAEGMKAAIARAEEIRAREPERWFMPQQFDNPANPQVHEETTGREIWDDTDGDVDVLISGVGTGGTITGVSRYFEKVRGKALLSVAVEPAKSPVITQTLAGLPLAPSPHKIQGIGAGFVPKTLDLSIVDRVETVTDEEAIEVARRLAREEGILAGISSGAAAAVALRLAALPEFAGKTMVVVLPDSGERYLSGVLYEEASL from the coding sequence ATGGCGCAGATCCTCGAAGACAACTCGCGCACCATCGGACGCACCCCGCTGGTGCGGCTGAAGCGCCTCGGCAACGGCCTCGACGTCAGGCTTCTCGGCAAGATCGAAGGACGCAACCCCGCTTTCTCGGTGAAGGATCGCATCGGTGCGTCGATGATCGACGACGCCGAGCGCCGCGGCGTGCTGCGCCCGGGCATGCGCGTCGTCGAGCCGACGAGCGGCAACACCGGCATCGCGCTCGCGTTCGTGTGCGCGTCGCGCGGCTATCCCTTGACGCTCACCATGCCCGACACGATGAGCCTCGAGCGACGCAAGGTGCTCGCGGCGTTCGGCGCCGAGCTGGTGCTGACACCGGGCGCCGAGGGCATGAAGGCGGCGATCGCCCGCGCCGAGGAGATCCGCGCGCGCGAGCCCGAGCGCTGGTTCATGCCGCAGCAGTTCGACAACCCGGCGAACCCGCAGGTGCACGAGGAGACGACCGGGCGCGAGATCTGGGACGACACCGACGGCGACGTCGACGTGCTGATCTCGGGCGTCGGCACGGGCGGCACGATCACCGGCGTGTCGCGCTACTTCGAGAAGGTGCGCGGCAAGGCGCTGCTCTCGGTCGCCGTCGAGCCGGCGAAGAGCCCGGTGATCACGCAGACGCTCGCGGGTTTGCCGCTCGCGCCGTCGCCGCACAAGATCCAGGGCATCGGCGCGGGCTTCGTGCCGAAGACTCTCGATCTCTCGATCGTCGACCGGGTCGAGACCGTCACCGACGAGGAGGCGATCGAGGTCGCGCGCCGGCTCGCGCGCGAGGAGGGCATCCTCGCCGGCATCTCGAGCGGCGCAGCCGCCGCGGTCGCGCTGCGCCTCGCCGCGCTGCCCGAGTTCGCCGGCAAGACGATGGTCGTCGTGCTGCCCGACTCGGGCGAGCGCTACCTTTCCGGTGTGCTGTACGAGGAGGCGAGCCTGTGA